A genomic stretch from Glaciecola nitratireducens FR1064 includes:
- a CDS encoding alpha-hydroxy acid oxidase yields MRLKHCHNFHDFRILAKKRLPSPIFNYIDGGADDETTYRRNTAAFDTCDLVPSVLQGVRDVDLSVTVMGQKLAMPVYCSPTALQRLFHHQGERAVAAAAEKYGTMFGVSSLGTVSIEEIAKQTNTPQVYQFYFHKDRELNSVMMQRAKAAGVKVMMLTVDSITGGNRERDLRTGFSIPFKLTLSGMLQFAIKPMWGINYVTHESFKLPQLEDHVDMSNGATSIGGYFTDMLDPSMNWKDVEAMVKEWDGEFCLKGIMSKEDARRAIEIGCTGIVISNHGGRQLDSSRSSFDQLKEIMDEVGDEIDVLFDSGVQRGTHVLKALSLGAKAVGIGRMYLYPLAAAGQPGVERALGLMHAELERGMKLMGKTTINQLNHKNLRFR; encoded by the coding sequence ATGCGTTTGAAGCACTGCCATAATTTTCATGATTTTCGTATCTTGGCGAAAAAGCGTTTACCCAGCCCTATCTTCAATTACATTGACGGTGGCGCCGACGACGAAACAACCTACAGACGCAACACCGCCGCATTCGACACCTGCGACCTAGTCCCCAGCGTATTACAAGGGGTCAGAGACGTTGATTTATCGGTCACCGTCATGGGACAAAAACTCGCAATGCCGGTTTATTGCTCACCTACAGCCCTACAACGCTTATTTCACCACCAAGGTGAACGAGCGGTAGCAGCTGCTGCAGAAAAATACGGCACCATGTTCGGTGTAAGCTCCCTAGGCACTGTCAGTATTGAAGAAATTGCAAAGCAAACTAACACTCCGCAGGTGTATCAATTCTATTTTCATAAAGACCGAGAGCTGAACTCGGTCATGATGCAGCGTGCCAAAGCTGCCGGCGTCAAAGTGATGATGCTTACCGTCGATTCGATTACCGGTGGCAACCGTGAACGCGATCTTCGCACAGGTTTTTCAATTCCTTTTAAATTGACGTTGAGCGGTATGCTGCAGTTTGCGATTAAGCCGATGTGGGGCATCAACTATGTCACCCATGAATCTTTTAAGTTGCCACAGCTCGAAGATCACGTAGATATGAGCAATGGCGCAACATCAATTGGTGGCTATTTCACCGACATGCTCGACCCTTCGATGAATTGGAAAGACGTCGAGGCCATGGTGAAAGAATGGGACGGTGAATTTTGTTTGAAAGGCATCATGAGCAAAGAAGATGCACGTCGCGCCATCGAAATTGGTTGCACTGGCATTGTTATTTCAAATCACGGCGGCAGACAGCTTGACAGTTCACGCAGTTCCTTTGACCAACTCAAAGAGATCATGGACGAGGTAGGCGATGAAATTGATGTGTTGTTTGACAGCGGCGTGCAGCGCGGAACGCACGTGCTTAAAGCCTTATCGCTCGGTGCAAAAGCAGTCGGTATTGGCCGCATGTATCTATATCCATTAGCCGCGGCTGGACAACCCGGTGTTGAAAGAGCACTAGGCTTAATGCACGCAGAGCTTGAACGAGGCATGAAATTAATGGGCAAAACGACGATCAACCAACTAAATCACAAAAACCTACGGTTCCGTTAA